A region from the Gemmatimonas aurantiaca genome encodes:
- a CDS encoding NUDIX domain-containing protein encodes MPVVKVVPVVLRRQGDRFEVLVFEHPLAGTQLVKGNVEAGEAIAAAAARELLEESGVIGAVSVRELGAWHQGPPGQVWHFCEMATSSLPNTWDHDTADDGGHRFTFWWHPIAERAPPSCSRIFVDALAFVQQHVAADLASSLRP; translated from the coding sequence ATGCCTGTTGTGAAGGTGGTTCCGGTCGTGCTGCGCCGACAGGGCGACCGATTTGAGGTGCTCGTGTTCGAGCATCCCCTCGCGGGCACCCAACTCGTGAAGGGCAACGTCGAAGCGGGCGAAGCGATCGCTGCGGCCGCCGCGCGCGAGCTGTTGGAGGAGTCAGGCGTCATCGGCGCGGTCTCCGTGCGTGAGCTCGGTGCCTGGCATCAGGGGCCCCCTGGTCAGGTGTGGCACTTCTGCGAAATGGCCACGTCATCGTTGCCCAACACGTGGGACCACGACACCGCCGACGACGGCGGCCACCGCTTCACCTTTTGGTGGCATCCCATCGCGGAGCGGGCGCCACCGAGTTGTTCGCGTATCTTTGTCGACGCGCTGGCATTCGTGCAGCAGCACGTGGCCGCCGACCTGGCGTCGTCGCTGCGGCCGTAG